In a genomic window of Brettanomyces nanus chromosome 1, complete sequence:
- the ATP3 gene encoding atp3 gamma subunit of the F1 sector of mitochondrial F1F0 ATP synthase (BUSCO:EOG09343KAJ): MFRLGASQVFRATLAARARNYATLREIEMRLKSIKNIEKITKTMKIVASTRLTKAQRAMASSRYFKGADQDFFEAAGTVAPKEAEKVLLIAVSSDKGLCGSIHSSVAKVAKAKLQDYPNADIVSIGEKVKLQLLRTHPDNIRISFTGTGKVAPTFKEASLIADEIAKLGRYDRVEIIYNKFASSVSFDSTAAPAYGKASIESSKNLSTFDIEDDSSAVAGFSDFSFANTIFSAMAEGYASEVCARRNAMDNASKNAGDMINKYSILYNRTRQAAITNELVDIITGASSLD; this comes from the coding sequence ATGTTTCGCTTAGGAGCTTCGCAAGTTTTCCGTGCAACTCTTGCTGCCAGGGCAAGAAATTATGCGACGTTAAGAGAGATTGAGATGAGATTGAAGTCCATCAAGAACATTGAGAAGATCACAAAGACTATGAAGATTGTTGCGTCTACAAGATTGACAAAGGCACAGAGAGCCATGGCCTCTTCGAGATATTTCAAGGGTGCCGACCAGGACTTCTTTGAGGCTGCGGGAACTGTTGCTCCAAAGGAAGCCGAGAAGGTTCTTCTTATTGCCGTCTCCTCTGACAAGGGTCTATGTGGTTCTATCCATTCCTCCGTTGCCAAAGTTGCCAAGGCTAAATTACAGGATTATCCTAATGCCGATATTGTTTCTATCGGTGAGAAGGTTAAGCTACAGTTGTTGAGAACCCATCCAGACAACATTCGTATCTCGTTTACCGGTACTGGAAAAGTTGCTCCTACTTTTAAGGAGGCCTCTTTAATTGCCGACGAAATCGCCAAATTGGGTCGTTACGACAGGGTTGAAATCATTTACAACAAGTTCGCCTCTTCTGTCTCCTTTGACTCAACGGCTGCTCCAGCTTATGGTAAGGCTTCCATTGAGAGCTCCAAGAACTTGTCTACttttgatattgaagatgacaGCAGCGCTGTTGCTGGATTCTCGGACTTTTCTTTTGCCAATACCATCTTCTCTGCTATGGCTGAGGGCTATGCATCTGAGGTGTGTGCCAGAAGAAATGCCATGGATAACGCTTCTAAGAATGCTGGTGATATGATTAACAAGTATTCTATTCTATACAACAGAACCAGACAGGCTGCCATTACTAACGAGTTGGTGGACATCATTACtggtgcttcttctttggactAG
- the SES1 gene encoding Cytosolic seryl-tRNA synthetase (BUSCO:EOG093423F0), whose protein sequence is MLDILQFIDEKGGDAKAIRESQKKRGGSVEIVDEIIAEYKKWTHVRFELDELNKKQNKLQKDIGKKFKAKEDASELLKQKDEIVAQKLELANKEDEADKALRYKVNQVGNIVHSSVVVSLDEANNSLEKTWTPEGLEFEKLTKTATGTQKPAKLSHHEILLRLDGYDPERGVKICGHRGFFLRNYGVFLNQALINYGLSFLLEKGYTPMQAPVMMNKDVMAKTAQLSEFDEELYKVIDGDDEKYLIATSEQPISAFHSGEWFEKPAEQLPVRYAGYSQCFRREAGAHGKDAWGIFRVHTFEKIEQFVLSEPDKSWNEFNRMIGVSEKFYQSLGIPYRVVGIVSGELNNAAAKKYDLEAWFPYQQEFKELVSCSNCTDYQSRNLEIRCGIKALNQKEKKYVHCLNSTLCATERALCCILENYQTEDGLVIPEVLRKYIPGEPDFIPFVKELPKNSTSNKKK, encoded by the coding sequence ATGTTAGATATCTTACAATTTATTGACGAGAAGGGTGGGGATGCAAAGGCTATTCGTGAGTctcaaaaaaagagaggTGGTTCGGTTGAGATCGTGGATGAGATTATTGCTGAGTACAAAAAATGGACTCATGTTAGATTTGAGCTTGATGAgttgaacaagaagcagAACAAACTTCAGAAGGACATTGGTAAGAAGTTCAAGGCAAAAGAGGATGCCAGTGAACTATTGAAGCAAAAGGACGAAATAGTTGCTCAAAAATTGGAGTTGGCCAATAAGGAGGATGAAGCCGACAAGGCACTTCGATACAAGGTTAACCAGGTTGGCAACATTGTTCATTCCTCTGTGGttgtttctttggatgaGGCTAACAATAGCTTGGAAAAAACCTGGACCCCTGAAGGATTAGagtttgagaagttgaCTAAAACAGCTACTGGTACCCAGAAGCCAGCCAAGTTGTCACACCACGAGATCTTACTTAGACTTGATGGTTACGatccagaaagaggagTGAAAATTTGTGGACACAGAGGctttttcttgagaaaCTACGGGGTTTTCTTGAACCAGGCATTGATCAACTACGGTCTTAGCTTTTTGCTTGAAAAGGGCTACACCCCAATGCAAGCTCCGGTGATGATGAACAAAGATGTGATGGCTAAAACTGCGCAGTTGTCTGAATTCGATGAGGAATTGTATAAGGTCATCGATGGCGATGATGAGAAGTATTTAATCGCTACTTCTGAGCAGCCTATCTCTGCCTTCCACTCTGGTGAATGGTTTGAAAAGCCTGCTGAACAGTTACCTGTCAGATACGCTGGTTACTCTCAATGcttcagaagagaagctGGTGCTCATGGTAAAGATGCCTGGGGTATTTTCAGGGTGCATACgtttgagaagattgaacagtttgttctttctgAGCCTGACAAGTCTTGGAACGAGTTTAACAGAATGATTGGCGTTTCCGAAAAGTTCTACCAATCTTTGGGAATTCCTTATAGAGTTGTTGGAATTGTCTCTGGTGAATTGAACAACGCTGCTGCTAAGAAGTATGATCTCGAAGCCTGGTTCCCATACCAGCAAGAGTTCAAGGAGTTAGTCTCTTGCTCTAACTGTACCGACTACCAATCAAGAAACTTGGAGATCAGATGTGGTATTAAAGCCCTCAaccagaaggagaagaaatacgTTCATTGTTTGAACTCTACTTTGTGCGCTACTGAGAGAGCTTTGTGCTGTATCCTTGAGAACTATCAGACCGAGGATGGCTTGGTCATTCCAGAGGTGCTAAGAAAGTACATCCCTGGCGAACCTGACTTCATCCCATTTGTCAAGGAGTTGCCTAAGAACTCCACCtccaacaagaagaaatga
- a CDS encoding uncharacterized protein (MEROPS:MER0211636~EggNog:ENOG41), whose protein sequence is MTPLLMTSEEEEIHIGTPLIKDEELTDLGEMTTSAKVKTSIIIFISNVLSLFFLSVLTQLALLYYFYRIHIKREHRYTASDKDAYPIKKPKISLDLRYYAQLLGCELYEYKLVTEDGFVIVLNRLVDRKILRADHNCKPILMIHGLLQSSGAFLSGGYKSLAYLLVQNGYDVWLGNNRCGFDPQHTRYSINDPRMWDWDLTEMCKYDLTCMIDQVLKITKYSGKISLLGHSQGTTEITMLLSSQLSLGYEEKIDKCVLLAPAVYGGHLVNRKLFIKFMRFLPNSLFDLFFGIHAFIPIMMFMRNHMYRSPMYGLSSYAMFSYLFTSDDYRWDRSLRDIHFLFAPSYQSSKLMKWWLKGKGFREGKAILDEDVPWFNASTPELLLVIGEQDRLVDGNLFYEHLKAKEVSMQGKFSRLSIPEYNHLDVMWADAVQETVGREMLHFLGTQ, encoded by the coding sequence ATGACTCCTCTTTTGATGACTtccgaagaagaggaaattcACATAGGGACTCCTTTGATCAAGGATGAGGAGCTGACAGATCTTGGTGAGATGACTACAAGCGCGAAGGTGAAGACCTCTATTATCATCTTTATCTCCAATGTGCTAagcctcttctttctttccgtGTTAACGCAGCTGGCTCTTCTTTACTACTTTTATCGAATCCACATTAAACGAGAGCACAGGTATACTGCTTCAGACAAGGATGCTTATCCCATAAAAAAACCCAAGATCTCCTTGGATCTTCGATACTATGCTCAACTTCTAGGCTGCGAATTATACGAGTACAAGTTAGTCACAGAAGATGGGTTTGTTATAGTTCTGAATCGGCTTGTGGATCGTAAAATTCTTAGGGCCGATCACAATTGCAAGCCTATTCTTATGATTCACGGTTTACTACAGTCTTCTGGAGCTTTTCTCTCCGGGGGCTATAAGAGTTTGGCGTATTTGTTAGTCCAGAACGGATACGACGTTTGGCTCGGTAATAATAGATGCGGATTTGACCCTCAGCATACTCGTTATAGCATCAATGATCCTAGAATGTGGGACTGGGACCTTACAGAGATGTGTAAGTATGATCTTACCTGCATGATCGATCAAGTGTTGAAGATCACCAAATACAGTGGTAAGATATCACTTCTAGGACATTCCCAGGGTACGACGGAGATTACCATGCTCTTAAGTAGCCAGCTCAGTCTTGGATATGAGGAAAAAATCGACAAGTGTGTGCTTTTGGCACCTGCCGTATATGGGGGGCATCTCGTAAACAGGAAACTGTTTATTAAATTCATGAGATTTCTTCCGAACAGTCTATTTGACTTGTTCTTCGGCATCCATGCCTTTATTCCAATCATGATGTTTATGAGAAATCATATGTATCGAAGTCCTATGTATGGATTAAGCTCGTACGCTATGTTTAGTTATTTGTTCACCAGTGATGACTATCGTTGGGATCGCTCGCTACGTGATATCCATTTTTTGTTTGCTCCTAGTTATCAGTCATCCAAGTTAATGAAGTGGTGGTTGAAGGGAAAGGGGTTTAGAGAGGGAAAAGCTATATTAGACGAGGATGTCCCCTGGTTTAACGCGTCCACCCCTGAGCTTTTACTTGTTATTGGTGAACAGGATAGGTTGGTCGATGGAAACTTATTCTACGAGCATTTAAAAGCAAAGGAAGTTTCCATGCAGGGGAAGTTCAGTCGTCTATCCATACCCGAGTACAATCATCTTGATGTTATGTGGGCAGATGCCGTTCAAGAGACTGTCGGTAGAGAGATGTTGCATTTTTTAGGTACACAATAG
- a CDS encoding uncharacterized protein (EggNog:ENOG41) yields MKVINKEERAAHDAAVKWGGAKGLVIGTAVSCGLYVAARFRYKKILALTASAKTAIFVTPPAFLISLYGELASNGFDRNMYSSESSQRAIIEEHKKWDAMSTKNKITITLNDNKYKIITGLWALSLWGSWEYASRDKLLSRAQKFYDARMYAQFITILLLLGSIGLSVQDENKAKGKKLTNQDRYLNEMMSSEKE; encoded by the coding sequence ATGAAAGTCATTaataaagaggaaagagcTGCCCATGATGCTGCAGTCAAATGGGGTGGTGCCAAAGGTTTGGTTATTGGTACAGCCGTTTCTTGTGGTCTTTATGTGGCTGCTCGTTTCAGGTATAAAAAGATTCTAGCGCTAACTGCCTCAGCAAAGACTGCAATTTTTGTCACACCTCCAgctttcttgatctctCTTTATGGGGAATTGGCCTCCAATGGTTTTGACCGTAACATGTATTCTTCTGAGTCATCTCAGCGCGCCATAATAGAGGAACACAAAAAATGGGATGCCATGTCTACGAAGAACAAGATCACCATTACTTTGAACGATAACAAGTACAAGATCATTACAGGCCTTTGGGCCTTATCGCTTTGGGGTTCTTGGGAGTACGCTAGTCGGGACAAGCTTTTATCGAGGGCTCAGAAGTTCTACGATGCCAGGATGTACGCTCAATTCATCACCATTCTCCTACTTTTGGGTTCTATTGGACTCAGTGTTCAGGATGAGAATAAGGCAAAGGGAAAGAAGCTTACCAACCAAGATCGCTATCTTAACGAGATGATGTCCAGCGAAAAAGAATGA
- the NDK1 gene encoding nucleoside diphosphate kinase (BUSCO:EOG093445OW), protein MSNNERTFIAVKPDGVQRGIYPEVLKRFTQRGFKLVGIKLTLANEPLLRTHYADLQQKPFFPSLLSYMMSGPILATVWEGKDAVKQGRAMLGATNPLNSAPGTIRGDFAIDMGRNVIHGSDSVENAKKEIALWFRPEELVDSKSTLASWIYE, encoded by the coding sequence ATGTCTAATAACGAAAGAACTTTCATTGCTGTTAAACCAGACGGAGTCCAAAGAGGTATCTACCCAGAagttttgaaaagattCACTCAGAGAGGCTTCAAGTTGGTGGGTATCAAGCTAACCTTGGCCAATGAACCTTTGTTGAGAACGCATTACGCCGATTTACAACAGAAACCGTTTTTCCCATCTCTCTTGTCCTATATGATGTCTGGCCCTATACTTGCTACTGTTTGGGAGGGTAAGGATGCTGTTAAACAAGGAAGAGCAATGTTAGGTGCTACGAATCCATTGAACTCTGCTCCTGGTACCATAAGAGGAGACTTTGCCATAGATATGGGCAGAAATGTCATTCACGGCTCTGATTCCGTCGAAAAtgccaagaaggagattgcGTTGTGGTTCAGGCCCGAGGAATTGGTCGACTCTAAGTCCACTTTGGCCTCTTGGATCTACGAATAG
- the FAL1 gene encoding RNA helicase, which translates to MEFNKDLDKSLKFKTTKSVPVVPTFEEMDLKEDLLRGVYGYGFEAPSAIQSRGIMQIISGKDTIAQAQSGTGKTATFAIGMLQVIDIKKKDTQALVLSPTRELAMQIQNVVKSLGDYMNVKCHACTGGRAVGDDTKQLAKGQHIVSGTPGRVLDMINRRVLNTRHIRILVMDEADELLGKGFQDQISDIYKFLPPGTQVVVVSATLPKSVLVMTKKFTNNPVKILVKRDDITLEGIKQYYIQVEKEDWKFDTLCDLYDSLTITQAVIFCNTKKKVDWLANSLRKANFTVVSMHGDMKQEERDRIMNEFRLGNSRVLISTDVWARGIDVQQVSLVINYDLPSDRESYIHRIGRSGRFGRRGIAVSFVTKDDVLTLHDLERFYTTEIEEMPGDLGSIM; encoded by the coding sequence ATGGAATTCAACAAAGATCTCGACAAGAGTCTCAAATTTAAAACCACTAAAAGTGTCCCCGTGGTACCAACCTTCGAAGAGATGGACCTCAAAGAGGACCTTCTTCGAGGAGTCTACGGCTATGGATTCGAGGCTCCTTCGGCCATTCAATCTCGTGGTATCATGCAAATCATTTCTGGTAAAGACACAATAGCTCAGGCCCAATCTGGTACAGGTAAAACGGCCACATTTGCGATTGGTATGCTTCAGGTGATAGAtattaaaaagaaagatactCAAGCACTAGTTCTTTCCCCCACTAGAGAATTGGCTATGCAGATTCAAAACGTTGTGAAATCGTTGGGTGACTATATGAATGTTAAATGTCATGCTTGTACAGGAGGACGAGCAGTTGGAGATGATACGAAGCAACTAGCTAAAGGCCAGCATATTGTGAGTGGTACTCCAGGTAGAGTCCTCGATATGATTAATAGAAGAGTGCTTAATACTAGACATATCAGAATACTTGTTATGGATGAGGCAGACGAATTGTTAGGAAAGGGATTTCAGGATCAGATTTCCGATATATATAAATTTTTACCCCCAGGAACTcaagtggtggtggtcaGTGCTACCCTTCCGAAAAGCGTGCTAGTAATGACCAAAAAGTTCACCAACAATCCAGTCAAGATCTTAGTGAAGAGAGATGACATCACATTGGAAGGTATCAAGCAATACTATATTCAGgtagagaaagaggattGGAAATTCGACACTTTATGCGATCTCTACGATTCTCTCACGATTACCCAAGCCGTGATATTCTGTAataccaagaagaaagtggaCTGGTTGGCAAACTCTTTGAGAAAGGCAAACTTCACAGTGGTTTCAATGCATGGAGACATGAAACAGGAGGAAAGAGATCGAATTATGAACGAATTTCGATTGGGAAACTCAAGAGTTCTTATATCCACGGATGTGTGGGCCAGAGGTATCGATGTTCAGCAAGTTTCTCTCGTGATAAATTATGATCTTCCCTCGGATAGAGAGAGCTACATTCATAGAATAGGTCGATCAGGCAGGTTTGGAAGACGTGGAATTGCTGTGAGCTTCGTAACAAAGGATGATGTGCTGACTCTTCACGATTTGGAGCGGTTCTATACTACTGAGATCGAGGAAATGCCAGGTGATTTGGGTAGTATCATGTAA
- a CDS encoding uncharacterized protein (EggNog:ENOG41) — protein MSAIKQFFSDKTHYFVVGASTQPEKYGNKVLKWYIDHELPVTPVNPNAETKIYGLPVLESLAEALKRHFDKDHPKISVSFVTPPKVSLREIQMVADISALTEIQSLWFQPGSCDDDVINFCECFGFSKEKGNLIDGECILVEGEEGLMK, from the coding sequence ATGTCTGCTATTAAACAATTCTTTTCCGACAAAACTCATTACTTTGTGGTTGGTGCCTCGACGCAGCCTGAAAAGTATGGTAATAAAGTACTTAAGTGGTATATTGATCATGAATTACCCGTGACACCGGTGAATCCAAATGCAGAAACGAAGATTTACGGCTTACCAGTTCTAGAGTCCTTGGCTGAAGCATTGAAGCGTCATTTTGACAAGGATCATCCTAAGATTAGTGTCTCTTTTGTCACACCACCAAAAGTTTCTTTGAGAGAGATTCAAATGGTAGCAGATATTAGCGCTCTTACTGAAATTCAAAGCCTTTGGTTCCAACCGGGATCATGCGATGACGATGTTATTAACTTCTGCGAATGCTTTGGATTTTCCAAGGAGAAAGGAAATCTCATTGATGGTGAGTGTATCCTAGTTGAAGGGGAGGAAGGATTAATGAAGTGA
- a CDS encoding uncharacterized protein (BUSCO:EOG09343DNB) yields the protein MGKINQPSSQIRLTNVSIVRMKKAKKRFEIACYQNKVQDWRSGVEKDLDEVLQIPQVFVNVSKGFVAPNDMLRESFGTTDLDKIILEILNKGELHLSGKERSQQIAKLHNEVLTIISTKCINPKSKKRYPPTMIDKALKELKFNMTNARNAKTKALEAIRILVDKQIMPIARAQMKVRINVPSKLYILEEKELRANMFSTIESIKKIESETEIVCLIEPENYKQLGAKMNELKGTVEVLDMAVIDDEATL from the coding sequence ATGGGTAAAATCAAccaaccttcttctcagatCAGACTTACCAATGTTTCGATAGTGCGAATGAAAAAGGCTAAGAAGCGATTCGAGATCGCTTGTTATCAGAACAAAGTTCAGGACTGGAGATCAGGGGTGGAAAAGGATCTCGATGAAGTACTACAGATTCCACAGGTTTTTGTCAATGTGTCAAAAGGCTTTGTGGCTCCTAATGATATGCTAAGGGAAAGTTTTGGTACTACGGACCTCGACAAGATCATATTGGAGATCTTGAACAAGGGCGAACTTCACCTCAGTGGTAAGGAAAGATCGCAGCAAATCGCTAAACTGCACAATGAAGTCTTGACAATAATATCTACAAAATGTATCAATCCAAAAAGCAAGAAACGATACCCACCGACAATGATCGATAAAGCcttgaaggaattgaaattTAATATGACTAATGCCAGAAATGCCAAGACTAAAGCTTTAGAGGCCATAAGGATTCTTGTCGACAAGCAGATAATGCCCATAGCCCGGGCCCAGATGAAGGTGAGAATCAATGTTCCCAGCAAATTATACATCttagaggagaaagagttGAGAGCCAATATGTTTTCGACTATAGAATCCATTAAGAAAATAGAAAGTGAAACAGAGATTGTCTGTTTAATAGAGCCGGAGAATTATAAGCAACTTGGAGCTAAAATGAACGAGTTGAAGGGAACAGTGGAGGTTTTAGATATGGCAGTGATAGATGACGAAGCAACTTTATAA
- a CDS encoding uncharacterized protein (BUSCO:EOG093410DI), with the protein MSKVPQIYCRQPKCVELIEAEPVFKSVAGFTKPEAEVRCAAYSPVGNYFVYSQPTGLIVCDPFSGEQLFTIQNPDVFHFGISPKGTFLTSWSRPTKMEDETGNWNDNVQIYRLDITGRKYEAIQSYLNKMQSGWKPQFTADESIFCRLVNPSQISFYETDSEEIHKALYSLNLKDIGKIQSFELSPGKNPSLAVFIPGSRGNPAFIRVYSLPNLNTPISQKQFFKGETCLFQWNGLGTSILALVSTDVDSTNKSYYGESQLYLFGITGAFDQKINLDKEGPIHDITWSPTSREFAVIYGYMPSITTFFDARGNEIHTLTEGPRNTILYSPHAKYILVGGFGNLQGNVEILDRQNRFQKVASFKASNTSVCKWSPDGRFIMSATTSPRLRVDNCVKIWYFNGTLCYIKEFNELYGVDWKFQPLSDFSPISTSTADKCEITPDISAIEYMAKKTSISGGNRAGSTGGAYRPPHARNGGAAKPSRSLAEVEAQHSSSMLISSSSSNNSSTESFASSYANRRIPGALPRRVIPGAIPLDKNAKKKKRHHKKDDTEDEINSSSQQEATTAVENGGSMVVGGVFSFEEKKIRNLLKKLRSIEKLKVKQGNGDFLEKTQVLKIETEPQVRKELESLGWTEGR; encoded by the coding sequence ATGTCGAAAGTTCCGCAGATATACTGCCGTCAACCGAAATGCGTTGAGCTTATAGAGGCAGAACCTGTTTTCAAGTCTGTTGCCGGATTCACCAAGCCAGAGGCTGAGGTGAGATGCGCTGCTTACTCGCCCGTGGGTAACTACTTTGTTTATTCACAACCAACTGGGCTCATTGTGTGCGATCCATTTAGTGGAGAGCAGTTGTTCACGATACAAAATCCTGACGTGTTTCATTTTGGCATCTCTCCCAAGGGTACTTTTCTTACTTCTTGGTCTAGACCCACCAAGATGGAGGATGAAACTGGAAATTGGAACGACAACGTTCAGATCTATAGATTAGATATCACTGGACGTAAGTATGAGGCAATCCAAAGTTATCTTAACAAGATGCAATCTGGCTGGAAGCCACAATTTACGGCGGACGAGTCGATTTTCTGCAGACTGGTTAACCCCAGTCAGATCAGCTTCTACGAGACCGACTCGGAAGAAATTCATAAAGCACTGTattctttgaatttgaaggatattgGTAAGATTCAATCTTTCGAGCTCTCTCCGGGTAAAAATCCTTCTCTGGCCGTATTTATTCCCGGAAGTAGAGGTAATCCTGCGTTCATTAGAGTGTATTCTTTGCCTAACTTGAACACTCCAATCTCTCAAAAGCAGTTCTTTAAGGGAGAAACTTGCCTGTTCCAGTGGAACGGTCTGGGTACGTCAATCTTGGCGCTGGTTTCCACAGATGTTGACTCTACTAATAAGTCATACTATGGGGAATCTCAGCTCTATCTTTTTGGCATTACGGGTGCATTTGACcagaagatcaatttgGATAAGGAAGGTCCTATCCATGACATTACGTGGTCTCCAACCTCTCGGGAGTTTGCTGTTATTTATGGCTACATGCCTTCTATCACGACATTTTTTGATGCCAGAGGCAACGAGATTCATACGCTGACTGAAGGTCCAAGAAATACCATATTATATTCTCCTCATGCCAAATATATATTGGTTGGAGGTTTTGGAAACTTGCAAGGTAATGTGGAGATCTTGGATAGACAGAATCGGTTTCAGAAGGTGGCTAGCTTTAAAGCCTCCAATACTTCTGTGTGTAAATGGTCTCCAGATGGACGGTTTATCATGTCTGCCACTACTTCTCCAAGATTGAGAGTCGATAATTGTGTGAAAATCTGGTATTTCAACGGTACTTTATGCTACATTAAGGAATTCAATGAACTTTATGGCGTTGATTGGAAATTCCAGCCGTTGTCGGACTTCTCACCGATCAGTACTTCGACTGCAGACAAGTGTGAAATTACACCGGATATCTCTGCCATCGAGTATATGGCCAAGAAGACAAGCATTTCTGGGGGAAATCGTGCTGGTTCTACTGGAGGTGCCTACCGACCACCTCACGCTAGAAACGGAGGTGCTGCCAAGCCTTCGAGATCATTGGCTGAAGTGGAGGCCCAACATTCTTCATCGATGTTGATTAGTTCCAGTTCTTCGAATAACAGTTCTACGGAGAGTTTTGCATCTTCATATGCGAATAGAAGAATACCGGGAGCTTTACCAAGAAGGGTGATTCCAGGAGCGATTCCATTAGATAAGAAtgcgaagaagaagaagagacacCATAAAAAGGATGATACGGAAGATGAGATAAACTCTAGTAGCCAACAAGAAGCAACAACTGCTGTCGAAAATGGTGGTTCGATGGTGGTTGGAGGAGTGTTCTCATTcgaagagaagaagatacgaaacttgttgaagaaactcagatcaattgagaaattgaaggttAAACAAGGCAATGGAGATTTCCTAGAGAAAACACAGGTTCTCAAGATTGAAACAGAACCTCAAGTTAGGAAAGAGTTAGAGAGTTTGGGATGGACGGAAGGAAGATAA